A part of Arthrobacter dokdonellae genomic DNA contains:
- a CDS encoding pyridoxamine 5'-phosphate oxidase family protein, protein MTQKPAAARTEDLPVHECWSLLRGISVGRLAVWDKDHPDIFPINYTVDHGTLVFRTGVGTKLTAVLGENPVAVEADGVDPDTGMAWSVVVKGSAELLASTEDLLDSFSLRLFPWHSGPKDNFVRITPTSVTGRRFRVTQPAEWWTAQANAPRSSPE, encoded by the coding sequence ATGACACAGAAACCAGCAGCCGCACGAACGGAAGACCTGCCCGTCCATGAATGCTGGTCCTTGCTTCGCGGGATATCGGTGGGCAGGCTGGCGGTGTGGGACAAGGACCACCCCGACATCTTCCCCATCAATTACACCGTGGACCACGGCACGCTGGTCTTTCGCACGGGTGTAGGCACCAAACTGACGGCAGTGCTGGGCGAAAATCCGGTGGCGGTCGAAGCCGATGGTGTGGACCCTGACACCGGCATGGCGTGGAGCGTGGTGGTCAAGGGCTCCGCCGAGCTCCTCGCCTCGACGGAGGACCTGCTGGACAGCTTTTCGCTGCGGCTCTTCCCCTGGCACTCCGGGCCCAAGGACAACTTCGTCAGGATCACCCCGACGTCGGTGACCGGACGCCGCTTCCGGGTCACGCAGCCGGCGGAGTGGTGGACCGCGCAAGCCAACGCGCCGCGGTCCTCCCCGGAATAA
- a CDS encoding GAF domain-containing protein, giving the protein MQELLPAVLSIAEELSLDSLLQRIVQSAGQLVDARDGALGVIAEGGGLSHFVTEGIDPELARLIGPLPTGHGVLGLLIRDPRPIRLPNLHDHPASYGFPKHHPPMRTFLGVPIRIRDVVFGNLYLTEKQDGKLFTADDEVLAIALAGAAGFAIENAKLFAEAQLRMQWLEAGRKVAVRMMGAVREDEGPGPALVAQAALETSGAALALIVGGPNEAGQVVVVAGSGGTSPQWIGRLLDLDRDAVQSVLSSGSPASFDTALDLLGPALGAPAGPALLARLGTKGAEHGLLVLVRGDGQPTFSSLEREMATIYCAQSALALELAKHTVTVSGWCCTRTVTALPRISTTSSSSGCLPRA; this is encoded by the coding sequence ATGCAGGAGTTGCTTCCGGCAGTACTTTCCATCGCCGAGGAGCTGAGCCTGGATTCATTGCTGCAACGGATCGTGCAGTCGGCCGGTCAACTGGTGGACGCCCGGGACGGCGCCTTGGGCGTCATCGCGGAAGGTGGGGGCCTGAGCCACTTCGTCACTGAGGGAATTGACCCGGAGTTGGCCAGGCTCATCGGCCCCCTGCCCACAGGACACGGCGTCCTCGGCCTGTTGATCCGCGACCCGCGGCCGATCCGGCTCCCCAACCTCCACGACCATCCGGCGTCGTACGGATTTCCCAAGCACCATCCCCCGATGCGCACCTTCCTCGGTGTGCCCATCCGGATCCGGGATGTTGTCTTTGGGAACCTGTACCTGACGGAGAAGCAGGATGGGAAACTGTTCACGGCCGACGACGAGGTGCTGGCCATTGCGCTTGCCGGCGCCGCCGGATTCGCCATCGAGAACGCGAAACTCTTTGCCGAAGCACAGTTGCGGATGCAGTGGCTGGAAGCCGGACGAAAAGTGGCCGTGCGCATGATGGGAGCCGTGCGGGAGGACGAGGGCCCCGGACCTGCCCTTGTGGCCCAGGCGGCCCTCGAAACCTCAGGGGCGGCCCTGGCCCTCATCGTCGGAGGGCCGAACGAGGCGGGTCAGGTGGTTGTCGTCGCAGGATCCGGCGGGACATCGCCGCAATGGATTGGACGGCTGCTGGACCTGGACCGCGACGCAGTGCAAAGCGTCCTGTCGTCGGGCAGTCCTGCTTCCTTTGACACGGCGTTGGACTTGCTTGGCCCTGCCCTTGGTGCCCCGGCCGGACCCGCACTGCTCGCTCGGCTGGGCACCAAGGGCGCGGAGCATGGACTGCTGGTGCTGGTGAGGGGGGACGGCCAGCCCACCTTTTCGTCGCTGGAGCGGGAAATGGCGACCATTTACTGCGCCCAGTCAGCCCTGGCGTTGGAGCTGGCCAAGCACACCGTGACCGTGAGCGGTTGGTGCTGTACGCGGACCGTGACCGCATTGCCCAGGATCTCCACGACGTCGTCATCCAGCGGCTGTTTGCCGCGGGCTTGA
- a CDS encoding universal stress protein yields MTKDTGTGPVVVGVDGSPASIAGLQAAARIATATGARVDAVACWSVPTALAVSYALGTVEREDGAAQLLNETVTKALGTPTPGNVSARLVQGHPPQALLDASEGADMLVVGRRGRGGFSGLLLGTARS; encoded by the coding sequence ATGACAAAAGACACGGGAACCGGACCCGTGGTGGTCGGCGTTGACGGGTCGCCAGCCTCCATTGCGGGCCTGCAGGCGGCGGCACGCATCGCCACCGCGACAGGCGCGCGCGTGGACGCAGTGGCCTGCTGGAGCGTGCCCACGGCCCTCGCCGTGTCCTATGCCCTGGGCACCGTGGAACGTGAAGATGGCGCCGCGCAACTCCTCAACGAAACCGTCACGAAGGCCCTTGGGACGCCGACGCCCGGGAACGTTTCGGCACGGCTGGTCCAAGGACATCCGCCGCAGGCCCTGCTGGACGCCAGTGAAGGTGCGGACATGCTGGTGGTGGGGCGTCGCGGACGTGGTGGTTTCTCCGGGCTCCTGCTGGGGACGGCCAGATCTTGA
- a CDS encoding DUF3040 domain-containing protein, with the protein MELSEHELRVLQELEDDLRAGSPRLARTLGGNGRLGHALRHVVLGTAGLGLGIGLMCLALVLRSVPVGALAFATMTAGAYLATPPRARFGVRLRPPGNRDDSRSASEQ; encoded by the coding sequence ATGGAACTGTCTGAACACGAATTGCGCGTACTGCAAGAACTCGAAGATGACTTGCGGGCCGGCAGCCCCCGGCTGGCACGGACCCTAGGCGGCAACGGAAGGCTGGGCCATGCACTCCGCCATGTGGTGCTGGGCACCGCCGGCCTGGGCCTGGGCATCGGCTTGATGTGCTTGGCCCTGGTGCTCAGGTCGGTCCCCGTGGGAGCCCTGGCATTCGCAACGATGACCGCGGGCGCCTACCTTGCAACTCCCCCGCGTGCCCGGTTCGGCGTTCGGCTCAGGCCGCCCGGGAATCGAGACGACTCGCGCTCCGCGTCGGAACAATGA
- a CDS encoding response regulator translates to MDTTPPAERAATPPAIRVFILDDHELVRLGLQELLEGHGFTVVGSSGSAMEAARLIPALRPDVSVLDARLPDGTGIEVCRDVRSVDPTLTCLILTSYDDEHALRGAVLAGAAGYVLKEIGGTDLLTAIKLAARGESLFDVDLKRKIIDGLADPVPLEPRVAALTAQERKVLALIGQGMTNRQIGDELFLAEKTVKNYVSSLLAKLGFERRTQAAVFITRK, encoded by the coding sequence ATGGACACGACTCCACCAGCTGAGCGTGCCGCCACGCCACCAGCCATCCGGGTGTTCATACTCGACGACCACGAACTGGTCAGGCTGGGCCTGCAGGAACTCTTGGAGGGCCATGGCTTCACCGTGGTTGGTTCTTCAGGCTCCGCGATGGAGGCGGCGCGCCTGATCCCGGCGCTGCGCCCCGACGTCTCGGTCCTGGACGCCAGGCTGCCTGACGGAACCGGGATTGAAGTGTGCCGGGACGTGCGCTCCGTTGACCCGACCCTCACGTGCCTGATCCTGACAAGCTACGACGACGAGCACGCCCTCCGCGGAGCCGTACTGGCGGGAGCGGCAGGCTATGTCCTGAAGGAAATTGGCGGCACGGACCTGTTGACTGCCATCAAGCTCGCCGCCCGCGGCGAATCACTGTTCGACGTCGACCTCAAGCGCAAGATCATCGACGGTCTCGCCGATCCCGTGCCCTTGGAGCCCCGCGTTGCCGCGCTCACGGCCCAGGAGCGCAAAGTTCTGGCCCTGATCGGCCAGGGCATGACCAACCGGCAAATCGGCGATGAACTCTTTCTTGCCGAAAAGACGGTGAAGAACTATGTGTCCTCCCTGCTGGCCAAGTTGGGCTTCGAACGGCGGACGCAGGCGGCCGTGTTCATCACCCGGAAATAG
- a CDS encoding sensor histidine kinase — MLYADRDRIAQDLHDVVIQRLFAAGLNVQSLGRFTTDPLGTARIRAITDELDATIKELRDTIYALRTSTGETDLLSSRIMTTVRKVSRSLSFAPRIVLSGPIDSEVPPDLAKQLIAVVSEGVSNAVRHAKAAEIDVAVTAGGECLSVTVNDDGGGIGKPSTRSGLANMEDRALKLKGVFSVQSVGGRGTKFFWSVPLTPPP; from the coding sequence GTGCTGTACGCGGACCGTGACCGCATTGCCCAGGATCTCCACGACGTCGTCATCCAGCGGCTGTTTGCCGCGGGCTTGAATGTCCAGAGCCTGGGCCGCTTCACGACGGATCCGTTGGGCACTGCGCGCATCCGCGCCATAACGGACGAGCTCGACGCCACCATCAAGGAATTGCGCGACACCATCTATGCGCTGCGTACTTCCACTGGTGAAACGGACCTGCTCAGCAGCCGCATCATGACCACCGTGCGCAAGGTGTCCAGGTCACTGTCATTTGCGCCCCGGATCGTCCTCTCCGGGCCCATCGACTCCGAAGTGCCGCCCGACCTGGCCAAACAGCTCATCGCCGTGGTCTCGGAAGGGGTCAGCAATGCTGTCAGGCACGCAAAGGCGGCGGAAATCGACGTTGCTGTCACCGCGGGCGGGGAATGCCTCAGCGTCACGGTCAACGACGACGGCGGCGGAATTGGCAAGCCGTCGACCCGGAGCGGGTTGGCCAACATGGAGGACCGGGCGCTGAAACTCAAGGGCGTCTTTAGCGTGCAAAGCGTCGGCGGGCGTGGAACGAAGTTCTTTTGGTCGGTCCCGTTGACTCCGCCCCCGTGA
- a CDS encoding pyridoxamine 5'-phosphate oxidase family protein, giving the protein MTINAVVAFEADKIKDGAAWSVVAKGTARVLESQSEIDAADLLPLDPWTPTPKSAYVEITPVSVAGRRSVLGAEPERY; this is encoded by the coding sequence TTGACCATCAATGCCGTGGTCGCGTTCGAGGCCGATAAGATCAAGGACGGCGCGGCATGGAGTGTGGTGGCCAAGGGCACGGCCAGGGTGCTGGAGTCCCAGTCCGAGATCGATGCCGCCGACCTTCTCCCGTTGGACCCCTGGACCCCGACGCCGAAGTCGGCCTATGTGGAGATCACCCCCGTCTCGGTGGCCGGCCGCCGGTCCGTGCTGGGTGCCGAGCCCGAACGCTACTGA
- a CDS encoding pyridoxamine 5'-phosphate oxidase family protein, with protein MRDKAVAPEAGILTPEQCWKLLSETSVGRLAVTVDGRPDVFPVNYKVDGESLLFRTGAGTKMEAVGADPRVAMEADAVSAEFGIAWSVVVKGRAEVAPSDARVLNETVRGLFPWQGVGKDRLVRIIPETVTGRRFTLDASMTWRIPLDEAIRAGLE; from the coding sequence ATGAGAGATAAGGCCGTAGCCCCCGAAGCAGGAATCCTGACCCCTGAGCAGTGCTGGAAGCTCCTTTCCGAAACATCCGTGGGACGCCTTGCGGTGACCGTGGACGGCAGGCCCGACGTCTTCCCGGTGAACTACAAGGTTGATGGGGAGTCACTGCTCTTCCGCACCGGAGCAGGCACCAAAATGGAAGCGGTCGGGGCCGATCCACGAGTCGCCATGGAGGCAGACGCAGTGAGTGCGGAGTTTGGCATCGCCTGGAGTGTTGTCGTGAAGGGCCGGGCTGAAGTCGCCCCGTCCGACGCGCGGGTTCTTAATGAGACCGTCCGAGGGCTCTTTCCCTGGCAGGGGGTCGGCAAGGACCGCCTGGTGCGAATCATCCCGGAAACCGTGACCGGCAGACGGTTCACCCTGGACGCCTCCATGACCTGGCGCATCCCGCTGGATGAAGCAATCCGGGCCGGCCTCGAATAA